Proteins found in one Pseudomonas sp. P8_241 genomic segment:
- a CDS encoding glutathione peroxidase → MSDNLLNIPCTTIKGEQKTLSDFAGKAVLVVNTASKCGFTPQYKGLEELWQTYKDQGLVVLGFPCNQFGKQEPGNEGAISEFCELNFGVTFPLFKKIDVNGSDAHPLFVQLKKRAPGVLGSQGIKWNFTKFLIGKDGQLVKRFAPATKPQDLNREIEALLK, encoded by the coding sequence ATGAGCGACAATCTGCTGAACATCCCTTGCACCACCATCAAGGGTGAGCAAAAGACCCTGTCGGATTTCGCCGGCAAAGCCGTGCTGGTGGTCAATACGGCCAGTAAATGTGGCTTCACCCCTCAATACAAGGGACTGGAAGAGCTCTGGCAGACCTACAAGGATCAAGGCCTGGTGGTGCTCGGTTTTCCCTGCAACCAGTTCGGCAAGCAGGAGCCGGGCAACGAAGGGGCAATTTCCGAGTTCTGCGAGCTGAATTTCGGCGTCACTTTTCCGCTGTTCAAAAAGATTGATGTCAACGGCTCTGACGCCCATCCGCTGTTTGTGCAACTGAAAAAACGCGCGCCAGGTGTGCTGGGTTCCCAAGGGATCAAATGGAATTTCACCAAATTCCTGATCGGCAAGGATGGTCAGTTGGTCAAGCGTTTCGCCCCGGCGACCAAGCCGCAGGACTTGAACCGCGAGATCGAAGCCCTGCTCAAATGA
- the msrB gene encoding peptide-methionine (R)-S-oxide reductase MsrB, which yields MEKLEKTLEEWKAMLDPEQYNVCRLKGTERPFSGKYNDSKIDGIFHCICCNEPLFDSKTKFDSGCGWPSFYAPIGDSAMTEIRDVSHGMIRTEVVCAKCDAHLGHVFPDGPPPTGLRYCINSVCLDLVPRG from the coding sequence ATGGAAAAGTTGGAAAAAACCCTGGAAGAATGGAAGGCGATGCTCGATCCAGAGCAATACAACGTGTGCCGCCTCAAAGGTACCGAACGACCGTTCTCCGGCAAATACAACGACAGCAAGATCGACGGTATCTTCCACTGCATCTGCTGCAACGAGCCGCTGTTCGACTCCAAAACCAAATTTGATTCCGGCTGCGGCTGGCCGAGCTTCTACGCACCGATCGGTGACAGTGCCATGACCGAGATCCGCGATGTCAGCCACGGCATGATCCGTACCGAAGTGGTTTGCGCCAAATGCGATGCACACCTGGGTCATGTGTTCCCGGATGGGCCACCACCTACCGGCCTGCGATATTGCATCAACTCGGTGTGCCTGGACCTGGTACCGCGAGGGTAA
- a CDS encoding pyridoxal phosphate-dependent aminotransferase yields MQVSKSNKLANVCYDIRGPVLKHAKRLEEEGHRILKLNIGNPAPFGFEAPDEILQDVIRNLPTAQGYSDSKGLFSARKAVMQYYQQKQVEGVGIEDIYLGNGVSELIVMSMQALLNNGDEVLVPAPDYPLWTAAVSLSGGNPVHYLCDEQANWWPDLADIKAKITPNTKALVIINPNNPTGAVYSKEVLLGMLELARQHNLVVFSDEIYDKILYDDAVHICTASLAPDLLCLTFNGLSKSYRVAGFRSGWIAISGPKHHAQSYIEGIDMLANMRLCANVPSQHAIQTALGGYQSINDLVLPQGRLLEQRNRTWELLNDIPGVSCVKPMGALYAFPRIDPKVCPIHNDEKFVLDLLLSEKLLVVQGTAFNWPWPDHFRVVTLPRVDDLDMAIGRIGNFLKSYRQ; encoded by the coding sequence ATGCAGGTCAGCAAATCGAACAAGCTCGCCAACGTCTGCTACGACATTCGCGGCCCAGTGCTCAAGCACGCCAAACGCCTGGAAGAGGAAGGCCATCGCATCCTCAAGCTGAACATCGGCAACCCGGCGCCCTTTGGTTTCGAAGCGCCGGATGAAATCCTCCAGGACGTCATCCGCAATTTGCCAACAGCACAAGGCTACAGCGACTCCAAAGGCCTGTTCAGCGCGCGCAAGGCTGTAATGCAGTACTACCAGCAAAAGCAGGTGGAAGGCGTTGGCATTGAAGACATCTACCTGGGCAACGGCGTTTCCGAACTGATCGTGATGTCGATGCAGGCCTTGCTCAACAATGGCGACGAAGTGCTGGTGCCGGCACCTGATTATCCGTTATGGACCGCAGCCGTGAGCCTGTCCGGCGGCAATCCGGTGCACTACCTGTGCGACGAGCAAGCCAACTGGTGGCCGGACCTGGCCGACATAAAGGCCAAGATCACCCCGAACACCAAGGCGCTGGTGATCATCAACCCGAACAACCCGACCGGCGCGGTGTATTCCAAAGAAGTGTTGCTGGGCATGCTGGAACTGGCCCGCCAACACAATCTGGTGGTGTTCTCCGACGAAATCTACGACAAGATCCTCTATGACGATGCCGTGCACATCTGCACCGCCTCCCTGGCACCGGACCTGCTGTGTCTGACCTTCAATGGTCTGTCAAAGTCCTATCGTGTAGCCGGCTTCCGCTCCGGCTGGATCGCCATTTCCGGTCCCAAGCACCATGCCCAAAGCTACATCGAAGGCATCGACATGCTGGCCAACATGCGTCTGTGTGCCAACGTGCCGAGCCAGCACGCGATCCAGACCGCGCTTGGCGGCTATCAGAGCATCAATGACCTGGTACTGCCGCAGGGCCGCCTGCTGGAGCAGCGCAACCGCACCTGGGAGTTGCTCAACGACATCCCGGGCGTGAGCTGCGTCAAGCCGATGGGGGCGCTGTATGCATTCCCGCGCATTGACCCGAAGGTGTGCCCGATTCACAACGACGAGAAATTTGTCCTCGACCTGCTGCTTTCCGAGAAGCTGCTAGTGGTGCAAGGCACCGCGTTCAACTGGCCATGGCCGGACCACTTCCGTGTCGTGACCCTGCCACGGGTAGACGACCTGGACATGGCCATCGGGCGCATCGGCAACTTCCTCAAGTCTTACCGCCAGTAA
- the htpX gene encoding protease HtpX has product MMRILLFLATNLAVVLIASITLSLFGFNGFMAANGVDLNLNQLLIFCAVFGFAGSLFSLFISKWMAKMSTSTQIISQPRTRHEQWLLQTVEQLSREAGIKMPEVGIFPAYEANAFATGWNKNDALVAVSQGLLERFSPDEVKAVLAHEIGHVANGDMVTLALIQGVVNTFVMFFARIIGNFVDKVIFKNEEGQGIAYYVATIFAELVLGILASAIVMWFSRKREFRADEAGANLAGTAAMIGALQRLRAEQGLPVHMPDTLNAFGINGGIKQGFARMFMSHPPLEERIDALARRRG; this is encoded by the coding sequence ATGATGCGCATCCTGCTGTTTTTGGCCACTAACCTGGCGGTCGTGCTGATTGCCAGCATCACCCTGAGCCTTTTCGGCTTCAACGGGTTCATGGCGGCCAATGGGGTTGATCTCAACCTCAATCAGCTGCTGATTTTCTGTGCGGTCTTTGGTTTCGCCGGCTCGCTGTTCTCGCTGTTCATCTCCAAGTGGATGGCGAAGATGAGCACCAGCACCCAGATCATCAGCCAGCCGCGCACTCGCCATGAACAATGGCTGCTGCAAACCGTCGAGCAGCTGTCCCGCGAAGCCGGAATCAAGATGCCGGAAGTGGGTATCTTCCCGGCTTACGAAGCGAACGCGTTCGCTACGGGCTGGAACAAGAACGACGCTTTGGTCGCCGTCAGCCAGGGTTTGCTCGAGCGCTTCTCGCCGGATGAAGTGAAAGCCGTCCTGGCCCACGAAATTGGCCACGTCGCCAATGGCGACATGGTCACGCTGGCGCTGATCCAGGGTGTGGTGAACACCTTTGTGATGTTCTTCGCACGGATCATCGGTAACTTCGTCGATAAAGTGATCTTCAAGAACGAAGAAGGCCAGGGCATCGCCTACTACGTGGCGACCATCTTCGCTGAACTGGTTCTGGGCATCCTGGCCAGCGCCATCGTCATGTGGTTCTCGCGCAAGCGCGAGTTCCGTGCAGACGAAGCCGGTGCCAACCTGGCGGGCACTGCCGCAATGATCGGTGCCCTGCAGCGACTGCGTGCGGAACAGGGGCTGCCAGTGCACATGCCGGACACCCTCAATGCATTTGGTATCAACGGTGGCATCAAGCAGGGGTTTGCCCGCATGTTCATGAGCCACCCGCCACTGGAAGAGCGTATCGATGCGCTGGCGCGTCGTCGCGGCTAA
- a CDS encoding thiopurine S-methyltransferase yields the protein MQPEFWHKKWASNQIGFHLPQVNPYLKRFWPALSLEEGARVLVPLCGKSLDLLWLAHQGHEVLGIELSEKAVEHFFSEHGFDPAVSEQGPFKVYRAGSIELWCGDFFELTAGDVADCSALYDRAALIALPTEMRERYAAHLKRVLPKESLGLLITLDYEQAQMPGPPFAVLDDEVQRLFGDSWALKILEDQDVLGESGKFLEAGVTRLEERVYRVSSR from the coding sequence ATGCAGCCGGAGTTTTGGCACAAGAAATGGGCGTCGAACCAGATCGGCTTTCATCTGCCGCAGGTGAACCCTTATCTGAAGCGGTTCTGGCCGGCGTTAAGCCTGGAAGAAGGCGCGCGCGTATTGGTGCCCTTGTGTGGGAAAAGCCTGGATCTGCTGTGGCTCGCCCATCAGGGTCATGAGGTTTTGGGAATCGAACTGTCGGAAAAAGCCGTTGAGCATTTTTTCAGCGAACATGGCTTTGACCCGGCCGTCAGCGAGCAGGGACCGTTCAAGGTTTATCGGGCAGGTTCCATTGAGTTGTGGTGTGGCGATTTCTTTGAGCTGACGGCCGGGGATGTTGCCGATTGCTCTGCGCTTTATGATCGTGCGGCATTGATCGCATTGCCGACCGAAATGCGCGAGCGCTATGCCGCCCATTTGAAGCGGGTATTGCCGAAGGAGTCCCTTGGCCTGTTGATTACTCTGGACTATGAGCAGGCGCAAATGCCCGGTCCACCGTTTGCCGTACTTGATGATGAGGTGCAGAGGCTGTTCGGGGATTCATGGGCGCTGAAAATCCTGGAAGATCAGGATGTGCTGGGCGAGAGCGGGAAATTCCTGGAGGCAGGTGTCACACGGCTTGAGGAGCGGGTGTATCGGGTTTCCAGCCGCTAA
- a CDS encoding DODA-type extradiol aromatic ring-opening family dioxygenase, which produces MFPSLYISHGSPMLALEPGASGPALARLAAEMPKPEAIVIVSAHWESNELLVSANPQPETWHDFGGFPKALFDVQYPAAGDPALAAKVVELLKSNDLAARLDTQRPFDHGVWVPLSLMYPQADIPIVQVSLPTRGGPALQTRVGHALAGLREQGVLLIGSGSITHNLRELDWHAGPESVEPWAQSFRDWMIEKLAADDEAVLHDYRAQAPNAVRNHPSDEHLLPLYFARASGGDFSIAHQGFTLGALGMDIYRFG; this is translated from the coding sequence ATGTTCCCCAGCCTATACATATCTCATGGCTCCCCCATGCTGGCACTCGAACCCGGCGCCAGCGGACCAGCCCTTGCGCGCCTCGCCGCCGAGATGCCGAAACCCGAGGCCATCGTGATTGTTTCGGCGCACTGGGAAAGCAATGAGCTGCTGGTCAGCGCAAATCCGCAGCCTGAAACCTGGCATGACTTCGGTGGTTTTCCCAAGGCCCTGTTCGACGTGCAGTACCCGGCAGCGGGTGATCCAGCGTTGGCCGCAAAGGTTGTCGAGCTGCTGAAGTCCAATGACCTTGCCGCACGCCTCGACACCCAGCGACCGTTCGACCATGGCGTTTGGGTCCCCTTGTCGTTGATGTATCCGCAGGCGGATATCCCGATTGTTCAGGTTTCCCTGCCCACCCGTGGCGGCCCTGCCCTGCAAACCCGCGTCGGTCATGCCTTGGCCGGACTGCGCGAGCAAGGCGTGTTACTGATCGGCTCCGGCAGCATTACCCATAATCTGCGGGAGCTGGACTGGCATGCCGGCCCGGAAAGCGTTGAACCCTGGGCGCAATCATTCCGTGACTGGATGATCGAAAAACTCGCGGCGGACGATGAAGCCGTGCTGCATGACTATCGCGCGCAAGCGCCAAACGCCGTGCGCAACCATCCGAGTGATGAGCATTTGTTGCCGCTGTACTTTGCTCGCGCCTCCGGTGGCGATTTCAGCATTGCGCATCAAGGATTCACCCTGGGCGCGCTGGGCATGGACATCTACCGATTCGGCTAG
- a CDS encoding DEAD/DEAH box helicase, which translates to MTQETGGFAAFNLNPNILAAVTATGYEEPSAIQQQSIPIIMAGHDMIGQAQTGTGKTAAFALPILHRIDPAKREPQALILAPTRELALQVATAFETYAKQMPGVTVVAVYGGAPMGPQLKAIRNGAQIVVATPGRLCDHLRRDEKVLATVNHLVLDEADEMLKLGFMDDLEVIFKALPATRQTVLFSATLPQSIRAIAERHLRDPQHVKIQTKTQTVTAIEQAHLLVHADQKTSAVLSLLEVEDFDALIMFVRTKQATLDLASALEAKGYKAAALNGDIAQNQRERVIDSLKDGRLDIVVATDVAARGLDVPRITHVFNVDMPYDPESYVHRIGRTGRAGREGRALLLVTPRERRMLQVIERVTGQKVAEVRLPDAQAVLDARIKKLTNSLSPLVAEAESTHGDLLDRLTADIGCSPRALAAALLRKATNGQALNLAAIEKERPLVPNNAPRGDRPERSGDRPERGDRERRAPMPLGEGRARCRTALGARDGIAAKNLLGAILNEGGLAREAIGRIQVRDSFSLVELPEDGLEKLLTKLKDTRVAGKQLKLRRYRED; encoded by the coding sequence ATGACCCAGGAAACCGGCGGCTTCGCCGCTTTTAATCTTAATCCGAATATTCTTGCAGCCGTCACCGCGACTGGCTACGAAGAGCCATCGGCTATTCAGCAGCAATCGATCCCGATCATCATGGCCGGTCACGACATGATTGGTCAGGCGCAAACCGGTACGGGTAAAACCGCTGCGTTCGCCCTGCCGATCCTGCATCGCATCGATCCTGCAAAGCGCGAACCGCAAGCCCTGATCCTGGCCCCAACTCGTGAGTTGGCGCTACAAGTTGCAACCGCTTTCGAAACTTACGCCAAGCAAATGCCGGGCGTAACTGTTGTGGCTGTCTACGGCGGCGCGCCGATGGGCCCACAATTGAAAGCAATCCGTAATGGCGCACAGATCGTTGTCGCCACTCCGGGCCGTCTGTGCGATCACCTGCGTCGCGACGAAAAAGTACTGGCGACCGTGAACCACCTGGTTCTCGACGAAGCCGACGAAATGCTCAAGCTGGGCTTCATGGACGACCTGGAAGTTATCTTCAAGGCCCTGCCTGCAACCCGTCAGACCGTATTGTTCTCGGCCACCTTGCCGCAGTCGATCCGTGCCATTGCTGAACGCCATCTGCGCGATCCGCAACACGTGAAGATCCAGACCAAGACCCAGACCGTTACCGCGATCGAACAGGCTCACCTGTTGGTTCACGCCGACCAGAAGACTTCTGCCGTTCTCAGCTTGCTGGAAGTGGAAGATTTCGACGCCCTGATCATGTTCGTGCGCACCAAGCAAGCGACCCTGGACCTGGCCAGTGCCCTGGAAGCCAAAGGCTATAAAGCCGCTGCGCTGAACGGCGACATCGCCCAGAACCAGCGTGAGCGCGTGATCGACTCCCTCAAGGATGGCCGTCTGGACATCGTTGTGGCGACCGACGTTGCCGCTCGTGGTCTGGACGTTCCGCGCATCACTCACGTGTTCAACGTGGACATGCCGTACGACCCAGAGTCCTACGTTCACCGTATCGGCCGTACCGGCCGTGCCGGTCGCGAAGGTCGTGCGCTGCTGCTGGTGACTCCACGTGAGCGCCGCATGCTGCAAGTGATCGAGCGTGTAACCGGTCAGAAGGTTGCTGAAGTTCGCCTGCCGGACGCTCAAGCCGTTCTGGATGCGCGCATCAAGAAACTGACCAACAGCCTGTCGCCGCTGGTGGCTGAGGCCGAATCGACTCACGGTGATCTGCTCGATCGCCTGACCGCCGACATCGGTTGCAGCCCACGTGCCCTGGCCGCAGCCCTGCTGCGCAAGGCTACCAACGGTCAAGCGCTGAACCTGGCCGCTATCGAGAAAGAACGTCCACTGGTGCCGAACAACGCACCGCGTGGCGATCGTCCAGAGCGTTCCGGTGATCGTCCTGAGCGTGGTGACCGCGAGCGTCGCGCTCCGATGCCACTGGGCGAAGGCCGTGCACGTTGCCGTACCGCGCTGGGCGCGCGTGACGGTATCGCTGCCAAGAACCTGCTGGGCGCCATCCTTAACGAAGGTGGTCTGGCACGTGAAGCGATCGGTCGCATCCAGGTGCGTGACAGCTTCAGCCTCGTCGAGCTGCCGGAAGATGGTCTGGAGAAGTTGCTGACCAAACTGAAGGACACTCGCGTTGCCGGTAAGCAGTTGAAGCTGCGTCGCTACCGCGAAGATTGA
- a CDS encoding crotonase/enoyl-CoA hydratase family protein — translation MNQPCSSRVSRESKGHVFLIGLDRVAKRNAFDLDLLNELSLAYGEFEADAAARVAVVFGHGEHFTAGLDLVNASVTLTEGWQAPPGGCDPWGVFAGPRVNKPVIVAAQGYCLTIGIELMLAADINLCASNTRFAQMEVQRGIFPFGGATLRLHQVSGWGNAMRWLLTGDEFDAHDALHLGLVQEVMASEDLLPRAIELAERIARQAPLGVQATLMSARQARYEGETAAAQGLPPLVKKLMASEDAAEGVRSMVERRPGVFKGC, via the coding sequence ATGAATCAGCCCTGCTCCAGTCGTGTCAGCCGCGAAAGCAAGGGTCATGTGTTCTTGATCGGTCTGGATCGGGTGGCCAAGCGCAATGCCTTCGATCTCGACCTGCTCAATGAACTGAGCCTGGCGTATGGCGAGTTCGAAGCCGACGCTGCGGCGCGGGTGGCGGTGGTGTTTGGTCATGGCGAGCATTTTACCGCCGGACTCGACCTGGTGAACGCCAGCGTCACCCTGACTGAAGGCTGGCAGGCGCCGCCGGGCGGCTGCGATCCGTGGGGCGTGTTCGCAGGCCCGCGAGTCAATAAACCGGTGATTGTCGCCGCGCAAGGCTATTGCCTGACCATTGGCATCGAATTGATGCTGGCAGCCGACATCAACCTTTGCGCCAGCAACACCCGGTTCGCGCAAATGGAAGTGCAGCGCGGAATTTTTCCATTTGGCGGTGCCACCCTGCGACTGCATCAAGTCTCAGGCTGGGGCAATGCGATGCGTTGGTTGCTGACTGGAGATGAATTCGACGCCCACGATGCGCTGCACCTGGGATTGGTGCAGGAAGTCATGGCCAGTGAGGATCTGCTCCCCCGGGCGATTGAACTGGCCGAACGCATTGCCCGGCAGGCGCCGCTTGGCGTTCAGGCCACGCTCATGTCTGCGCGACAGGCCCGTTATGAAGGGGAAACCGCAGCGGCGCAGGGGTTGCCGCCGCTGGTGAAGAAGCTGATGGCCAGCGAGGATGCTGCCGAAGGCGTGCGGTCGATGGTGGAGCGCAGACCCGGAGTTTTCAAAGGCTGCTGA
- a CDS encoding spermidine synthase, with protein MTEERVEHLLAEVQDEFGVIRVLEVADYRFLEFGDAIEQSCVFTADPSWLEYDYTRAMLIGALCHEQPESALFLGLGAGTLTQACLKFLPLEDVEAIELRPDVPRLAIEYLGLDDDPRLYIRVGDALELLDTAEPADLIFVDLYTDVGPGVGHLAWSFLENCQKRLNPGGWLVINQWATDDGKPLGAALLRGLYHRHYWELPVKEGNVILIVPSELDQVLDRQGLAARAEALAPRLGYSLDSLIKCIRPAT; from the coding sequence ATGACTGAGGAGCGCGTCGAGCATCTGCTCGCCGAGGTGCAGGACGAGTTTGGTGTGATCCGCGTGCTGGAAGTGGCCGATTACCGTTTTCTCGAGTTCGGTGATGCCATCGAACAAAGCTGTGTGTTCACCGCCGATCCGAGTTGGCTCGAGTACGACTACACCCGCGCGATGCTGATCGGTGCGCTGTGCCATGAGCAGCCGGAAAGCGCGCTGTTCCTCGGCCTCGGTGCCGGTACGCTGACCCAGGCCTGTCTCAAGTTCCTGCCGCTGGAAGATGTCGAGGCCATCGAGTTGCGCCCCGACGTCCCGCGTTTGGCTATCGAGTACCTGGGGCTGGATGACGATCCGCGCCTGTACATCCGGGTGGGCGATGCGCTGGAATTGCTCGATACCGCAGAGCCGGCGGACCTGATTTTCGTCGATCTGTACACCGACGTCGGTCCCGGTGTCGGGCATCTGGCCTGGAGTTTCCTGGAAAACTGCCAGAAACGCCTGAACCCCGGTGGCTGGCTGGTGATCAACCAATGGGCCACCGACGATGGCAAACCGTTGGGCGCCGCCCTGTTGCGCGGGTTGTATCACCGCCATTATTGGGAACTGCCGGTGAAAGAGGGCAATGTGATCCTGATCGTGCCGTCGGAGCTGGATCAGGTGCTGGACAGGCAAGGCCTGGCCGCCCGCGCCGAAGCGCTGGCGCCGCGGTTGGGGTATTCGCTGGATTCGCTGATCAAGTGCATTCGCCCGGCGACTTGA
- a CDS encoding class II 3-deoxy-7-phosphoheptulonate synthase: MSQPWSPDSWRALPIQQQPQYPDAAHLQHVEQTLASYPPLVFAGEARELRRQFAEVTQGRAFLLQGGDCAESFAEFSAAKIRDTFKVLLQMAIVMTFAAGCPVVKVGRMAGQFAKPRSANDETIDGVTLPAYRGDIVNGIGFDEKSRVPDPERLLQSYHQSTATLNLLRAFAQGGFADLHQVHKWNLDFIANSALAEKYSHLADRIDETLAFMRACGMDTSPQLRETSFFTAHEALLLNYEEAFVRRDSLTNDYYDCSAHMLWIGDRTRQLDGAHVEFLRGVNNPIGVKVGPSMNPDDLIRLIDVLNPDNDPGRLNLIARMGANKVGDHLPQLIRAVQREGKQVLWSSDPMHGNTIKASSGYKTRDFAQILGEVKQFFQVHEAEGTYAGGIHIEMTGQNVTECIGGARPITEDGLSDRYHTHCDPRMNADQSLELAFLIAETLKQVRR, translated from the coding sequence ATGAGCCAACCCTGGAGCCCTGACAGCTGGCGCGCCCTGCCGATCCAGCAACAACCCCAATACCCCGACGCCGCACATTTGCAGCATGTCGAGCAAACCCTGGCCAGCTATCCGCCGCTGGTGTTTGCCGGTGAGGCCCGGGAGTTGCGGCGTCAGTTTGCCGAAGTGACCCAGGGCCGCGCTTTCCTGTTGCAGGGTGGCGATTGCGCCGAAAGCTTTGCCGAATTCTCCGCGGCAAAAATCCGCGACACCTTCAAGGTGCTGCTGCAAATGGCGATTGTCATGACGTTTGCGGCCGGTTGTCCGGTGGTCAAGGTCGGGCGCATGGCCGGTCAGTTCGCCAAGCCCCGCTCGGCCAACGACGAAACCATCGATGGCGTGACCCTGCCCGCCTACCGTGGGGACATCGTCAACGGCATCGGTTTCGACGAGAAAAGCCGCGTGCCGGACCCGGAACGCCTGCTGCAGTCCTATCACCAGTCCACTGCCACCCTGAACCTGTTGCGCGCCTTCGCCCAGGGCGGGTTTGCCGACTTGCATCAGGTGCACAAGTGGAACCTCGATTTTATTGCCAACTCGGCACTGGCGGAAAAGTACAGTCACCTGGCCGACCGTATCGATGAAACCCTGGCGTTTATGCGCGCCTGCGGCATGGACACCTCGCCACAACTGCGCGAGACCAGCTTCTTCACCGCCCACGAAGCGTTGCTGCTCAACTACGAAGAAGCGTTCGTGCGCCGCGACAGCCTGACCAACGATTATTACGACTGCTCGGCACATATGCTGTGGATCGGCGACCGCACCCGCCAGCTCGACGGCGCCCACGTCGAATTCCTGCGCGGGGTGAACAACCCGATAGGCGTCAAAGTCGGCCCGAGTATGAACCCGGACGACCTGATTCGTCTGATCGACGTGCTCAACCCGGACAACGACCCGGGTCGTCTGAACCTGATCGCGCGGATGGGCGCGAACAAGGTCGGCGATCACTTGCCGCAGTTGATCCGCGCGGTGCAGCGTGAAGGCAAGCAAGTGCTGTGGAGTTCGGACCCGATGCACGGCAATACCATCAAGGCCAGCAGCGGCTACAAGACCCGCGACTTCGCGCAGATCCTTGGGGAAGTGAAGCAATTCTTCCAGGTCCACGAAGCGGAAGGCACCTATGCCGGCGGCATCCATATCGAGATGACCGGGCAGAACGTTACCGAGTGCATCGGTGGTGCTCGGCCGATTACCGAGGATGGATTGTCGGATCGATACCACACCCATTGCGACCCGCGGATGAATGCCGATCAGTCGCTGGAATTGGCGTTTTTGATTGCCGAAACCTTGAAGCAGGTTCGACGCTAA
- a CDS encoding winged helix-turn-helix domain-containing protein, whose product MPATLSFTLKQARRLALAAQGFNGRSSPATIKAVALNRLIERLGILQIDSVNALVRSHYLPLFSRLGNYSSDLLDQAAWSQGRRRTLFEYWGHEASLLPLSMYPLMRWRMQRASRGEDIYQQLARFGHEQQDTIRRVLALVEERGALGAGSLSTRQERAGPWWDWSAEKHALEWLFAAGEVTVAGRRGFERLYDLPERVIPSAILAQPPLNEAEAQRGLLLHAATALGVGTEKDLRDYFRLNPADSRPRLAELVEAGELLICEVQGWKQPAYCLSEPKVPRKVEASALLSPFDSLIWERSRTERLFDFRYRLEIYTPQDKRVYGYYVLPFLHNERIAARVDLRAERAAGRLAVHAVHEEETELDDEGMLALAVNLRQMADWLGLAQVQLNCPRASADRLRVALAQVGGD is encoded by the coding sequence ATGCCCGCAACATTGTCCTTTACCCTCAAACAGGCTCGGCGTCTGGCGCTGGCCGCCCAAGGGTTCAATGGGCGGTCTTCGCCAGCGACGATCAAAGCTGTTGCGCTCAATCGCCTGATCGAACGGCTGGGCATTTTGCAGATCGATTCAGTCAATGCGTTGGTGCGATCGCACTACCTTCCGCTGTTTTCCCGCCTCGGCAACTACTCATCTGATTTGCTTGATCAGGCTGCCTGGAGTCAGGGCCGACGACGTACGTTGTTCGAGTATTGGGGGCATGAAGCTTCGTTGCTGCCTCTGTCGATGTACCCGTTGATGCGCTGGCGCATGCAGCGCGCGAGCCGTGGCGAAGACATTTATCAGCAATTGGCGCGTTTTGGTCATGAACAGCAGGACACGATTCGTCGGGTGCTGGCTTTGGTCGAGGAGCGGGGCGCGCTGGGGGCGGGGAGTTTGTCGACCCGTCAGGAGCGGGCCGGACCGTGGTGGGACTGGAGCGCAGAAAAGCACGCACTGGAATGGCTGTTCGCCGCTGGCGAAGTGACCGTGGCCGGACGTCGCGGATTCGAACGACTTTACGATTTGCCGGAGCGGGTGATTCCCTCGGCGATCCTCGCGCAACCGCCTCTGAATGAAGCCGAAGCGCAGCGTGGACTGTTGCTGCATGCAGCGACCGCGTTGGGTGTCGGCACGGAAAAGGATCTGCGCGATTACTTTCGACTCAATCCCGCGGACAGTCGTCCGCGATTGGCGGAGTTGGTCGAAGCGGGCGAGTTGCTTATCTGCGAAGTTCAAGGCTGGAAGCAACCGGCCTATTGCCTGTCCGAGCCCAAGGTGCCGCGCAAGGTCGAGGCCAGTGCATTGTTGTCACCCTTCGATTCGCTGATCTGGGAGCGCAGCCGGACGGAGCGTCTGTTCGACTTTCGCTATCGGCTGGAGATTTACACGCCGCAGGACAAGCGGGTCTACGGCTATTACGTCTTGCCGTTTTTGCACAACGAGCGAATTGCTGCACGGGTTGATTTGCGTGCGGAAAGGGCGGCGGGGCGATTGGCGGTGCACGCGGTGCATGAAGAGGAGACGGAGCTGGATGACGAGGGGATGCTGGCGCTGGCGGTCAATCTGCGGCAGATGGCGGATTGGCTGGGGTTGGCGCAGGTTCAGTTGAATTGCCCTAGGGCGAGTGCGGACAGGTTGCGGGTTGCATTGGCACAGGTTGGTGGCGACTGA
- a CDS encoding DUF1127 domain-containing protein, giving the protein MKGQHEFHGAEHHSVHLISDLLHKVSRWYELHRERELLASLSDEALKDIGMSRADVENESIKPFWNDPMHK; this is encoded by the coding sequence ATGAAAGGTCAACATGAGTTTCATGGCGCAGAACACCATTCGGTTCACCTGATCTCCGATCTGCTGCACAAGGTCAGCCGCTGGTACGAATTGCATCGCGAACGCGAATTGCTGGCGAGCCTGAGCGACGAGGCACTCAAGGACATCGGCATGAGCCGTGCGGATGTGGAGAACGAGTCGATCAAGCCGTTCTGGAACGACCCGATGCATAAATGA